Proteins co-encoded in one Campylobacter ornithocola genomic window:
- a CDS encoding YebC/PmpR family DNA-binding transcriptional regulator translates to MGRAFEYRRASKEARWDKMSKLFPKLAKAIQVAAKEGGIDPDMNPKLRSAIATAKANNMPKDNIDAAIKRASGKDSADIKNIHYEGKAAHGALVIVECMSDNPTRTVANVKAIFSKNGGEILQNGSLTFMFSHKAVFHLEKYDGDLEELELELIDAGLEELEQNDEELLVIGNYTAFGELSNAIEKKGLVLKKAGLEYLANNPVSFSEEQLLDIEKLLDKLEDDDDVQAVYTNIE, encoded by the coding sequence ATGGGAAGAGCGTTTGAATATCGCAGAGCCTCTAAAGAAGCAAGATGGGATAAAATGAGCAAACTTTTTCCAAAACTTGCAAAGGCTATACAAGTAGCAGCAAAAGAAGGCGGAATTGATCCTGATATGAACCCGAAGCTTCGTAGTGCCATAGCTACTGCAAAAGCTAATAATATGCCAAAAGACAATATCGATGCAGCTATTAAAAGAGCAAGTGGAAAAGATAGTGCTGATATTAAAAATATCCACTATGAAGGAAAAGCAGCACATGGAGCTTTAGTTATTGTTGAATGCATGAGTGATAATCCTACACGTACAGTAGCAAATGTAAAAGCTATTTTTAGCAAAAATGGTGGAGAAATTTTACAAAATGGCTCTTTAACTTTTATGTTTTCACATAAGGCAGTTTTTCATCTTGAAAAATACGACGGAGATTTAGAAGAACTAGAACTAGAACTCATTGATGCTGGACTTGAAGAACTTGAACAAAATGACGAAGAATTACTAGTTATAGGCAATTATACCGCTTTTGGTGAGCTTAGCAATGCTATAGAAAAAAAAGGTTTAGTGCTTAAAAAAGCAGGACTTGAGTACCTTGCAAATAATCCTGTAAGTTTTAGCGAAGAACAACTTCTTGATATTGAAAAATTGCTTGATAAATTAGAAGATGATGATGATGTACAAGCAGTTTACACCAACATAGAATAG